Genomic window (Luteitalea sp.):
GCCTTCCGCGTGGCGAACTCTGCAACCCGGCCATCTGAGCGCGCCAACAACAACTGGGCAAGGTTCGCACACACCATCGCGAGGACGACCGCGACGGCGGCCAGCAGGAGCTGGAGCGCATAGGCGGAATCGCCGACGATCTCACGCTTCAGGGGAGACAGACCGAGGCGGCGCCCGTCTTCCCTCCAATCCTCGATATCGACGCTTGCGCCAATCGCGGCGATCTCGCGCCTCGCGTCATCGATGGTCACGCCCTCCGCCAAGCGCGCGATCAATTCGTCGCCAATCTGCCGTTCCCGTCGCCGACGGTGTTCGCTGGCGTACGGTGTCCAGTAGGCTCTCTCACTACCCCAATACGTGCGAAACTCCGGAGGCATGATGCCAACGACCGTGTACGGCAGCGGATCGCCCGTGTACGGCGCCTCCTCCAGATACAGCGTCCGGCCGATGACTTCCGGGTCCCCGCGCAGGCGTTGCTGCCAGAAGCTGTAGCTGATGATCATCACAGGGATAGCCCCAGGCCGCTCATCCTCCGGCAGAAATCCTCGTCCAGCTAAAGGCGCGATCCCCATCACGTCGACGAAGTTCGATGAGACGTGGTCACCACGGACCTCGACGTCACCGTCCGGCGTACGCACCGCACCGCCGTCGATATTGTTGATGGTGATCGCGTCGAGCGTCGTCGACCGCTCGCGCAGAGCCTCTACGAGCGGGATGGGGACGCGCATGCCCGTGCGTTCAACGTTCTGTCCCCACACGGCCACCAGTCGGTCCGCGTCTTTGTAGGGCAGCGCCCGCAGCAGCACGGCGTCCAGGAGGCTGAACAGCGCCGTGGTTCCACCGATGCCAAGAGCCAGCGTCAGAACCGCGAGTGCGGCAAACCACGGCGAACGTGAGAGCGTGCGGTACGCAAACCGGATATCCCGCAACAGGTCGCTCATGGGAGACATCGTCTGTGACTGGTGATGCATCACACTAGGCCAGCGATACCCTTGCTATCGCTGATCGCGGCGAGCGGGTGACTGCGAGCCACACGCTGCACAGACAGCACGCGATCAACAACGCCGGTGCTCCGAGTAACCTATTTGACGCCAACCTGTCCCTTCCGGTCGGACTCCGGCGAGCGGGGGCGTCTACACTGGCCGCGTGATAGCCAGCCACCCCACGACGCACCATCACTGCTGAGCCATCCCATCCGCACGATCTGGTGAGCTGCCGGAAATGGACCGCGACACGGGCCACCGGTAAGCGCATGGGCCACCAACGAGAGGTCGTCGGCACGTGGGCTTGTCTCGTCTCGCGCCTTGACCTTCCTTAACGTCGCGGAACCATGTGACCGCTCTTCGCTGCCGGGAGGCGCCTGCTCCGCCGACGTAGGTTTCCTGCACCCTCGCATCTCCGTTCGCTGGCCGGTCTCCGGCTGTGGCCGCTCCGCCCCGGCTCGCCGCCTTGAGCCACGGACGGCAATGGCGTCGCAACGGTCACCTCATTTCATGAGCCGCGCCAGGTGACCCTGTCACGGCCGTTGCGATGCGCCACCGCCTCGCCGAGCCGGTGCGTCGCGCGTGTCCTCCGTGTGTGCAGGTCTGGATTCCTGAGGTTGCGAAGGAACCCAGACCCGCACACACGGAGGACACGATCATGCAAACGGAGACCAGGCAACTTCGCGAACTCACGCTGCGATACTCGGTCAAGAAGAGCGACACGGGCGAGCCTCTCATGGTCCCTGTCGCCGTCGCCACACCAGCGCAATCCGCTGCGATCGTGATGCCGTTGCTGCAGCACGAGGCCAACGAAGTCTTCGCAATCCTCTGCTTGTCGACCAAACATCGCGTCGTCGCGTACCACGAAGTGAGCCGTGGCACGCTCGACGCGACGCTGGTGCATCCGCGCGACGTATTCAAGGCCGCGCTCTTAGCGAATTCTGCTGCGATCGTGATCGCGCATGTGCATCCATCAGGCGATCCCACGCCGAGTCTGAACGATATCCTGTTGACTCGCCGCCTCGTGACCGCCGGTGAGCTGCTCGGCGTGGACGTGCTGGATCACATCATCGTCGGCGACGGCCGCTATTACAGCTTCAGGCAAGGCGGACAGTTGTAGGTCCGCGGCCACTCGA
Coding sequences:
- the radC gene encoding DNA repair protein RadC, with translation MQTETRQLRELTLRYSVKKSDTGEPLMVPVAVATPAQSAAIVMPLLQHEANEVFAILCLSTKHRVVAYHEVSRGTLDATLVHPRDVFKAALLANSAAIVIAHVHPSGDPTPSLNDILLTRRLVTAGELLGVDVLDHIIVGDGRYYSFRQGGQL